A stretch of the Sphingobacterium thalpophilum genome encodes the following:
- a CDS encoding sugar MFS transporter — translation MTSPVLDKKTTLVSIGIIGLMFFIFGFVSWVNAILIPYFKIACELSNFESYLVAFAFYISYLVMSMPSSFLLKKLGYKNGIMAGFWIMALGAFLFVPAAYGRTYGIFLLGLFTLGTGLTVLQTVANLYITMIGEKERAAQRISIMGICNKGAGILAPLVFSYVVFRPEDNTLFSQLPGMDAVTRANALDELIQRVVLPYTIVGTTLFLIGLLIKVSILPELEQPHESHLQQAQSKKGLFQFPHLVLGAVAIFLHVGTQVIAIDTIINYAGSMGLSLLDAKTLPSYTLTATIVGYICGIVLIPKVCSQRLMLKICTVVGLALAILVCTTTGNITLLGRNLDISIWFLALIGLPNALIWAGIWPLALEGLGGYAKQGAALLIMGLCGNAVLPLLYGWWADTADVKSAYWILTPCFLYLVFYAFKGCKLRKWTSNNN, via the coding sequence ATGACATCACCTGTATTAGATAAAAAGACTACGCTCGTATCCATTGGTATTATTGGGCTGATGTTCTTCATTTTTGGATTTGTCTCCTGGGTAAATGCAATATTGATCCCTTACTTTAAAATCGCTTGCGAGCTGAGTAATTTTGAGTCTTACCTGGTCGCCTTTGCCTTTTATATCTCGTATCTGGTGATGTCCATGCCGTCGTCCTTTCTGCTAAAGAAGCTGGGCTATAAAAATGGTATTATGGCCGGCTTCTGGATCATGGCCCTTGGCGCGTTTCTATTTGTCCCTGCTGCCTACGGTCGTACCTATGGTATCTTTTTGCTGGGTCTGTTTACCTTGGGTACCGGTCTTACTGTATTGCAAACTGTCGCTAACCTCTATATCACCATGATCGGTGAGAAAGAACGGGCGGCGCAACGGATCAGTATCATGGGGATATGTAACAAAGGAGCTGGAATATTGGCTCCATTGGTCTTCTCTTACGTGGTATTCAGACCTGAGGACAATACACTGTTCAGTCAATTGCCCGGAATGGATGCGGTAACGCGGGCCAATGCATTGGATGAACTCATACAGCGGGTTGTGCTGCCGTATACCATTGTCGGGACGACGCTGTTTCTGATTGGGCTACTGATCAAGGTTTCGATATTGCCAGAATTGGAGCAACCTCACGAATCGCATTTACAGCAAGCGCAGTCCAAAAAGGGATTGTTTCAGTTTCCGCATCTTGTGCTTGGTGCTGTGGCAATCTTTTTACATGTCGGTACACAGGTCATCGCAATTGACACGATCATCAATTATGCTGGATCGATGGGGCTATCTCTGCTGGACGCCAAAACCTTGCCATCCTATACCTTGACGGCAACGATTGTAGGTTATATCTGCGGTATTGTACTGATTCCGAAGGTCTGCAGTCAGCGGCTGATGCTAAAGATCTGCACAGTCGTTGGTTTAGCGCTGGCTATATTGGTCTGTACCACCACAGGCAACATCACACTCTTGGGGCGTAACCTCGACATCTCGATCTGGTTTCTCGCACTGATCGGCCTACCCAATGCGTTGATATGGGCAGGAATATGGCCGTTGGCGCTGGAGGGTCTCGGTGGCTATGCTAAGCAAGGTGCAGCATTACTGATCATGGGATTGTGCGGAAATGCGGTGCTGCCGCTGCTATACGGATGGTGGGCAGATACTGCAGATGTCAAGTCAGCCTATTGGATATTAACCCCTTGTTTTTTATACTTGGTATTTTATGCATTTAAAGGTTGCAAGCTTCGGAAATGGACAAGTAACAACAACTAA
- a CDS encoding LacI family DNA-binding transcriptional regulator translates to MKNPIGIKDIAEMLGISVSTVSRAFRDTHDVNPATRQRVLSLAKELNFKPNKNASALASGSTRNIGIVIPFITNYYFSMVISGIQEEAYEQDYNIILYVTNDSMAREKSLLENLSTSNLDGLLISISSDSSSNEHFDKLMARGLPIVFFDRVPNDIEASKVVQDDFEGAFRATEFLIERGATRIAHIAGPKDLKFTQLRLSGYMEALTQYKIAIDQSLIVHSGFSQVQGSEDTAKLLALPQRPDAIFAANDRKAVGAILSIKEHGLQVGRDIGVIGFTNDPIATVVEPTLTTMEEPAFEIGKRACALLIRHIKNKNFEIQDLVVPSRLIIRNSVAHKRV, encoded by the coding sequence ATGAAAAATCCAATCGGCATCAAAGATATTGCTGAAATGCTTGGGATCTCGGTTTCCACCGTCTCTCGCGCGTTCCGGGACACACATGATGTCAATCCCGCAACACGTCAGCGCGTGTTGTCACTAGCAAAAGAACTGAATTTCAAGCCCAATAAAAATGCGTCGGCATTGGCTTCCGGATCCACCAGAAACATAGGTATAGTCATTCCGTTTATTACCAATTATTATTTCTCAATGGTCATTTCCGGCATTCAGGAAGAAGCTTATGAACAGGATTACAATATTATTCTGTATGTTACCAATGACAGTATGGCACGCGAGAAGAGTTTGCTGGAGAATCTTTCTACCAGCAATCTGGACGGCCTATTGATATCCATATCTTCCGATTCTTCCAGCAACGAACATTTCGACAAGCTGATGGCCAGAGGATTACCCATCGTCTTTTTCGACCGTGTACCCAACGATATAGAAGCTTCTAAAGTCGTGCAGGATGACTTTGAAGGTGCATTTAGGGCCACAGAGTTCCTCATTGAGCGGGGAGCAACCCGTATTGCCCATATCGCAGGACCAAAAGATCTAAAATTCACACAGTTGAGGCTCAGCGGATATATGGAGGCCCTGACACAATATAAAATCGCCATTGACCAAAGCCTGATTGTGCATTCCGGTTTTTCGCAGGTGCAGGGCAGCGAGGATACGGCTAAGTTGCTGGCACTACCACAGCGGCCTGACGCCATATTTGCCGCCAACGACCGCAAAGCTGTTGGCGCGATACTCAGTATCAAAGAACATGGCTTACAAGTAGGCCGGGATATTGGAGTCATCGGTTTTACCAATGATCCCATCGCCACAGTCGTCGAGCCTACCCTGACAACGATGGAAGAACCAGCCTTTGAAATTGGAAAACGCGCCTGTGCCTTACTGATCCGGCATATCAAAAATAAAAATTTCGAGATTCAGGACCTGGTTGTTCCCAGCAGGCTGATCATCCGCAATTCGGTGGCCCACAAACGTGTTTAA
- the nagA gene encoding N-acetylglucosamine-6-phosphate deacetylase, with translation MLTITNAKIIMPDHILEPGAVSIADGRIVNISDRPSMSRVSGEQLDAEGLYLAPGFIDIHVHGGGGADFMDSTVEAFLRVAETHIQYGTTAMLPTTLTSSTSDLIALFSTYEEAMRINDRGARFLGLHLEGPYFAMNQRGAQDPRYIRAPDPQEYEPILAQYHQLIARWSAAPELPGALEFGQKVRMYGILLALAHTDAIYEEILPAVDSGYRLATHLYSGMSGMTRRNAYRYAGTIESCLLLDAIDVEIIADGVHLPEPFLKLIHKVKGTSKTILITDAMRAAGMPAGDSILGSLKNGIEVIVEDGVAKLPDRSSFAGSVATADRLIRTMINQGGASLVEAVQMMTVNPARVLGRDHEIGSIAVGKTADLVLFDENIQIQSAFVSGEIRYQR, from the coding sequence ATGTTAACAATTACAAATGCAAAGATCATAATGCCTGACCATATCCTTGAGCCGGGAGCGGTATCGATTGCCGATGGCAGGATCGTCAATATTTCGGATCGTCCTTCTATGAGCCGGGTGTCCGGCGAGCAACTGGATGCAGAGGGCCTCTATCTGGCGCCTGGCTTTATAGATATTCATGTGCACGGCGGCGGCGGCGCTGATTTTATGGACAGCACCGTCGAGGCCTTCCTGCGGGTTGCAGAGACACATATACAGTATGGTACTACAGCCATGTTGCCAACAACGTTGACAAGCAGTACGTCTGACTTAATTGCGCTGTTTTCGACTTATGAAGAGGCTATGCGCATCAACGATAGGGGAGCACGTTTTTTGGGACTTCACCTTGAAGGACCGTATTTTGCCATGAACCAAAGAGGTGCACAGGATCCGCGTTATATCCGCGCTCCTGACCCGCAAGAATATGAGCCTATCCTGGCACAGTACCATCAATTGATTGCACGCTGGAGCGCCGCTCCCGAACTGCCTGGAGCACTTGAATTTGGACAGAAAGTGCGCATGTATGGAATACTACTGGCACTGGCCCATACCGATGCCATTTATGAGGAAATTCTACCCGCTGTCGATAGTGGATACCGCCTCGCAACACATCTCTATTCGGGTATGTCTGGAATGACCCGGCGCAATGCTTACCGTTATGCGGGGACTATAGAAAGTTGTCTGCTATTGGATGCCATTGACGTTGAAATTATTGCTGATGGTGTACATCTGCCGGAGCCATTTCTAAAACTGATTCATAAGGTGAAAGGCACATCGAAGACAATTTTGATAACGGATGCCATGCGGGCGGCAGGAATGCCGGCCGGCGATAGTATCCTCGGAAGCCTGAAGAACGGCATTGAAGTGATTGTTGAAGATGGCGTGGCTAAGTTGCCTGATCGTTCTTCGTTTGCGGGTAGTGTGGCTACCGCTGACCGCTTGATCAGAACCATGATAAATCAGGGCGGAGCGAGTTTGGTGGAAGCTGTCCAGATGATGACCGTCAATCCCGCAAGGGTGCTTGGCCGGGACCATGAAATTGGCTCTATTGCTGTCGGCAAAACAGCTGACTTAGTTTTGTTCGACGAGAATATTCAGATACAATCTGCGTTTGTGTCGGGCGAAATACGCTATCAACGATGA
- a CDS encoding glucosamine-6-phosphate deaminase, whose amino-acid sequence MQVKVQTLKTRKELGLYAGNAGIEAIKKAIDNNGEANIILATGQSQFETLAVLVGATDVDWSKVRMFHLDEYIGIPVTHKASFRKYLTERFVDLVGPLKEVVLIDGEADPEAECARLDKKIKAHPIDVAFVGIGENGHLAFNDPPADFDVSDAYLVVNLDTQCRQQQLGEGWFTSLEEVPAQAISMSIRQIMRSQKIICAVPDRRKAEAVHNCLAEPVSNLHPASILQQHEDCTCYLDEESASLL is encoded by the coding sequence ATGCAAGTGAAGGTACAAACATTAAAAACACGTAAAGAGTTAGGCCTGTACGCTGGAAATGCCGGCATAGAGGCTATCAAAAAAGCAATTGACAACAACGGCGAAGCAAATATTATTCTAGCCACTGGACAGAGCCAGTTTGAAACGCTGGCAGTTCTGGTCGGAGCAACAGATGTGGACTGGAGCAAGGTCAGGATGTTTCATCTTGACGAGTACATCGGCATTCCGGTGACGCACAAAGCGAGTTTCAGAAAATACCTGACCGAACGCTTTGTGGATCTCGTCGGCCCACTAAAGGAAGTGGTACTCATCGATGGTGAAGCTGATCCAGAGGCAGAATGTGCGCGTCTGGACAAAAAGATTAAGGCGCATCCCATTGACGTGGCTTTTGTGGGCATTGGCGAAAACGGGCATCTGGCTTTCAACGATCCGCCGGCGGATTTTGATGTCAGTGATGCCTATCTTGTTGTTAACCTTGATACGCAATGTCGTCAGCAGCAGCTTGGTGAGGGCTGGTTCACATCGCTTGAAGAGGTCCCGGCTCAAGCCATAAGTATGTCGATCCGGCAGATTATGCGGTCACAAAAAATTATCTGTGCGGTGCCTGACCGGCGTAAGGCCGAGGCTGTGCACAATTGTTTGGCCGAACCGGTATCCAACCTCCATCCGGCAAGTATACTGCAACAACATGAGGACTGCACATGTTACCTTGATGAGGAATCAGCTTCTTTACTTTAA
- a CDS encoding MarR family winged helix-turn-helix transcriptional regulator yields the protein MESYAAKVRRFNRFYVAHIGLINQNYFESDLSFTEVRLLYEIGERDNATAQFLSDKLHLDKGYLSRTIKSLIKKDLLRKEQSENDARTYFLCLTAGAQRLLNESHRKVENQIANMTAHLNADDKVLLVQCMETIQYLLNK from the coding sequence ATGGAATCATATGCAGCGAAAGTACGGCGTTTCAATAGATTTTATGTCGCGCACATTGGTTTGATCAATCAAAACTATTTTGAAAGCGATCTTTCTTTTACAGAAGTAAGGCTTTTGTATGAGATTGGAGAGCGAGATAATGCCACTGCACAATTTTTAAGCGATAAACTCCATCTTGATAAAGGATATCTGAGCCGGACAATTAAAAGCTTGATTAAAAAGGATCTATTGCGGAAAGAACAGTCCGAAAATGATGCCCGTACCTATTTTCTGTGTTTGACAGCGGGGGCACAGCGTCTATTAAATGAATCGCATCGTAAAGTCGAAAACCAGATCGCGAATATGACGGCTCATCTTAATGCTGATGATAAGGTACTGCTGGTCCAGTGCATGGAAACCATACAGTACCTGCTTAACAAGTAA
- a CDS encoding SusD/RagB family nutrient-binding outer membrane lipoprotein, which translates to MKRNILYSALLAIGLTSCTKNFEEINTDPNNITVITQRELPFMFAKAQSSAAMNRSFYQTVQNLGADLYAQYFALTTNSFSTDRYLLTPDWQRRFWTVVYVDTAPQLKSIMDNTAADSGEAALANIMWVYAFHRLTDHFGPIPYFGAAEALDVIPYDPMDKIYADFFSRLTAAVDRLKALPAGTVIFQGYDLMYNGSVENWIRFANSLRLRLALRISKIDPDKAKAEAEAAVASGVMISNEQNAAVLKSLSGNDTNGLAQVAVWNEFSMSSTIASYLKGYEDPRLSIYFQPSLDGKAFNSVRNGATSTDLGNVRNQSRANSNVGTYWVKYNGEVLEGNFTQSLHVMCAAESFFLRAEGALNGWNMGAGAQDLYQQGITLSMEQWKVSDQAAVSRYLSSEKKPVAPGDFHDSPAVSGISVKWGNSTDVQREQIGVQKWLAVYPDGMEAWAEYRRTGYPKMYTVVQSDNPDLPNGTFIKRLPYPLTEVTDNLTELTKGRALLGGPDNAATRLWWDVD; encoded by the coding sequence ATGAAAAGAAACATATTATATAGTGCACTATTGGCAATAGGTCTGACATCCTGCACGAAAAACTTTGAGGAGATTAATACTGACCCAAACAATATCACAGTAATTACGCAGCGCGAACTGCCTTTTATGTTTGCAAAAGCGCAGTCCTCTGCGGCGATGAACCGTTCCTTTTACCAAACGGTACAGAACCTTGGAGCAGACTTATATGCGCAGTATTTTGCATTGACCACCAACTCATTCAGTACCGACCGCTACCTGCTGACGCCCGACTGGCAACGCCGCTTCTGGACCGTTGTGTATGTCGATACGGCGCCCCAGCTGAAAAGTATTATGGACAACACCGCAGCGGATTCGGGTGAAGCGGCTCTCGCCAATATTATGTGGGTATATGCGTTTCACCGGCTGACCGACCATTTTGGGCCGATACCGTATTTTGGTGCTGCAGAAGCGCTGGATGTTATCCCTTATGACCCTATGGATAAGATTTACGCTGATTTTTTTTCGCGGCTCACTGCCGCCGTTGATCGGCTGAAGGCGCTTCCTGCAGGCACAGTAATATTTCAGGGATATGATCTGATGTATAACGGGAGTGTAGAAAACTGGATTCGCTTTGCCAATTCGTTACGACTGCGGCTCGCGTTGCGCATATCCAAAATAGACCCCGACAAGGCGAAAGCCGAAGCTGAGGCCGCTGTCGCATCGGGAGTGATGATCAGCAATGAGCAGAACGCTGCTGTGCTCAAGTCGCTGTCGGGCAATGATACCAACGGCCTGGCACAAGTGGCGGTGTGGAACGAATTTTCCATGAGTTCGACTATTGCTTCTTACCTGAAGGGATATGAAGATCCTCGGCTGTCCATTTACTTCCAGCCTAGCCTGGACGGAAAGGCCTTTAACAGTGTGCGCAATGGGGCCACTTCCACAGATCTGGGGAATGTCAGAAACCAATCGCGGGCAAATTCGAATGTGGGGACCTATTGGGTGAAGTACAACGGTGAGGTGCTGGAGGGTAACTTTACACAAAGTCTGCATGTCATGTGTGCGGCAGAATCTTTTTTTCTGCGTGCTGAAGGAGCCTTAAACGGTTGGAATATGGGGGCTGGCGCGCAGGATCTTTACCAGCAGGGTATCACCTTGAGCATGGAGCAATGGAAAGTAAGCGATCAAGCAGCCGTGTCGAGGTATCTTTCGTCAGAAAAAAAACCTGTGGCTCCGGGTGATTTTCATGATTCGCCAGCAGTGTCGGGCATCTCGGTCAAATGGGGGAACAGTACCGATGTGCAGCGCGAACAGATAGGTGTACAGAAATGGCTGGCGGTCTATCCTGACGGCATGGAAGCATGGGCTGAATATCGTCGTACGGGCTATCCTAAAATGTATACTGTCGTACAGTCAGATAATCCGGATCTGCCCAACGGTACATTTATTAAAAGGCTGCCGTATCCGCTGACAGAAGTTACGGACAATCTTACTGAACTGACCAAAGGACGCGCATTGCTCGGCGGCCCCGACAATGCAGCAACCCGGCTCTGGTGGGATGTGGATTAA
- a CDS encoding GNAT family N-acetyltransferase has protein sequence MNTREFNVQHTSETEWEEIIGLFDLAMQLDGKNGYKVWNYIDEDGLRNDIRSKKQYKIVQHGDIVCLFSIQYADPHIWKEREQGDALYLHRIVVNPKFKGQKHFEKVLRWAREHAQESGFKFIRMDTWADNDRIINYYKSFGFDFIGNHTTGSEAELPIQNRNLKVALLQLPLTAT, from the coding sequence ATGAATACGAGGGAATTTAATGTCCAGCATACCAGCGAGACCGAGTGGGAGGAGATCATTGGTCTTTTCGACCTGGCCATGCAATTAGATGGCAAGAATGGATATAAGGTATGGAACTATATCGATGAGGATGGGCTCAGGAATGATATCCGCAGTAAGAAGCAATATAAAATCGTCCAGCATGGCGACATAGTGTGTCTTTTTTCTATACAGTATGCAGACCCGCATATCTGGAAGGAACGGGAGCAGGGAGATGCGCTTTATTTGCATCGGATTGTTGTCAATCCAAAATTCAAAGGGCAAAAGCACTTTGAAAAAGTGCTGCGCTGGGCCCGGGAGCATGCACAGGAAAGCGGGTTTAAGTTTATAAGAATGGATACCTGGGCCGACAATGACAGGATCATCAACTATTATAAATCTTTTGGTTTCGACTTTATCGGCAACCATACAACTGGGAGTGAGGCTGAACTGCCCATTCAAAACCGAAATTTGAAGGTGGCATTGCTTCAGCTTCCGCTCACGGCTACTTAA
- a CDS encoding Gfo/Idh/MocA family protein → MGTNRRSFLKLSGLASLGLVSGHRLHAQETATTALEEIRLQSSKKYAPIFNMSGYAAPRIDTVRVGFIGVGNRGSAAVERISQIAGVSINGICDVRPQKANEARGRIKTPGHSARIYADGADDWKKMCESDQFDLIYIATHWKLHAPMAIYAMEHGKHVALEIPAATTVEDCWNLVRTSEKTKKHCVMLENCCYDYFELLTLNLARQGFFGDIVHCEGAYIHDIMDSLFEENKRYDFWRLKENAARNGNLYPTHGLGPICQILRINRGNKMDYMSSMSSKDFMLHTKAKEMAKINRQLEAYVGKPFRGNINISNIMTSSGSTMMLQHDVSSPRPYSRIHLVSGTKAFAQKYPLPGKIAIGHNDFLGAEEMAALERKYAPGIVNKIGELAKAIGGHGGMDFMMDWRLIDCLRNGLPMDMDVYDAASWSVIGPLSEWSVANGSQPIEIPDFTNGNWKTNSVHDINLSSGGTTQVLKSTK, encoded by the coding sequence ATGGGAACGAACAGAAGATCATTTTTAAAATTATCAGGCTTGGCAAGTCTTGGGCTAGTCAGCGGACACAGGCTGCACGCCCAAGAGACAGCGACAACAGCACTGGAGGAAATTCGTTTACAGTCGAGCAAAAAATATGCGCCGATATTTAATATGTCAGGTTATGCCGCACCTCGGATAGATACGGTGCGGGTAGGCTTTATCGGGGTTGGGAACCGCGGATCGGCTGCTGTAGAACGTATTAGCCAGATTGCTGGTGTAAGCATCAATGGCATATGCGATGTGAGACCACAAAAAGCCAATGAAGCCAGAGGTCGAATCAAGACGCCGGGACATTCAGCCAGAATTTATGCGGATGGAGCGGATGACTGGAAGAAAATGTGTGAATCCGATCAATTTGATCTGATCTACATTGCCACGCATTGGAAGTTGCATGCCCCGATGGCGATCTATGCCATGGAGCACGGAAAGCATGTGGCGCTCGAAATCCCCGCAGCGACTACCGTGGAGGATTGCTGGAATCTGGTCAGAACCTCGGAAAAAACGAAAAAGCATTGTGTGATGCTGGAAAATTGCTGTTACGACTATTTTGAACTGTTGACGCTCAATCTCGCCAGACAGGGATTTTTTGGGGATATTGTCCATTGTGAAGGGGCCTATATCCACGATATCATGGACAGCCTGTTCGAAGAAAATAAACGCTATGACTTCTGGCGGCTAAAGGAAAATGCGGCCCGTAACGGAAACCTCTATCCCACACATGGGCTGGGGCCCATTTGCCAGATCCTGCGCATCAACAGGGGCAATAAAATGGATTATATGAGTTCCATGTCTTCCAAAGATTTTATGCTTCATACTAAAGCAAAGGAAATGGCAAAGATCAACAGGCAGCTGGAAGCTTATGTCGGCAAACCTTTTCGCGGAAATATCAACATTTCTAATATTATGACATCCAGTGGCAGTACGATGATGCTGCAGCATGACGTCAGTTCACCACGCCCATATTCACGTATTCATTTGGTCAGTGGTACCAAAGCATTTGCGCAAAAGTATCCATTACCGGGAAAAATTGCCATTGGACATAACGATTTTCTCGGAGCAGAGGAGATGGCAGCGCTGGAGCGGAAATATGCTCCGGGTATCGTCAACAAGATCGGTGAGCTTGCCAAAGCGATCGGTGGGCATGGCGGTATGGACTTTATGATGGACTGGAGATTGATCGACTGTCTTCGAAATGGGCTTCCGATGGATATGGACGTCTATGATGCGGCGAGCTGGAGTGTGATCGGCCCTTTGAGTGAATGGTCTGTTGCCAATGGTTCGCAGCCAATCGAAATTCCCGACTTTACCAATGGCAACTGGAAAACGAATTCGGTGCACGACATTAATCTGAGTTCCGGGGGCACAACACAAGTATTAAAATCTACTAAATAA
- a CDS encoding alpha/beta hydrolase family protein, with protein sequence MNNCKIYFFLLMIVMGQQIKAQTALPQVLQIPEEIDPVKVSLESRADELLNRLSLHGDVDAAAVMDAIRSNLNLTHAGETYLDMQIVKSLDRGTYTIHNLIFQSLPGVYVPANLYVPKGKGPFPAILNSHGHWPPGRRSEIVQRTAQILASNGYVCLSMDAMGSGERGRMHQHEYHGANLGSLLLDLGTPLMGVQLLENQRAIDLLCSLDYVDKDQIGATGASGGGNQTMWLAAVEPRVRAAVPVVSVGTFRSYIMNSNCVCELHPKGLLHFEEGQLLQTMAPKAVKIITALRDGNAAFNVHQMLKSYRLAKLSYEEQGLGDKLDYALFDEPHSYTDAMNETMVQWFNKSFNYRTSSTVDISLVQLLDTSSLSVLQHGVERNKIITIPQFIQREFGASEKHLFSEARLDAASCRTALRQLLSSTEPDTFRAVKSLEPSKGWQRLLLETAQGQLIPVLLKKPSGEGKNIYVVFPSQGKEALSAADMDRLLCTGDGVAVVDLYGLGERASATGDRIDGALPRFHTLSRSLLWLGQTMMGLWADEIRLVSDYMQQHYPAHQLIVQADRETAVAALVSSSLAPRQNKLQLRHLLISYLPGPSGGLDNYNMAVHIPGILRWGDIPLLLALSSDDVYIDDLLSWAGNACSDRDNKELVEKVNAYKRKLHMGGTLQINE encoded by the coding sequence ATGAATAATTGTAAGATATATTTTTTTCTATTGATGATCGTTATGGGACAGCAGATCAAAGCGCAGACAGCCTTACCGCAGGTGCTGCAGATACCGGAGGAAATAGATCCGGTAAAAGTTTCTCTTGAAAGCCGTGCAGACGAACTTCTCAATCGGCTGTCGTTGCACGGGGACGTGGATGCGGCTGCAGTGATGGATGCGATCCGGTCCAACCTGAATCTGACCCATGCCGGTGAGACATACCTGGATATGCAGATTGTCAAGAGCTTGGACAGAGGTACTTATACGATCCATAACTTGATCTTTCAGAGCTTGCCGGGCGTGTATGTCCCGGCAAATCTCTACGTCCCCAAAGGCAAAGGACCTTTTCCAGCCATACTGAATAGTCATGGGCACTGGCCGCCGGGAAGACGGAGTGAAATCGTACAGCGTACAGCACAGATATTGGCCAGTAATGGCTATGTCTGCCTGAGCATGGATGCCATGGGGTCGGGTGAACGCGGACGCATGCATCAGCACGAGTATCATGGCGCTAATCTGGGTTCGCTACTCCTGGATCTGGGAACCCCATTAATGGGCGTGCAGCTGCTGGAAAATCAGCGTGCCATCGATCTGTTGTGCTCGCTGGACTACGTCGATAAGGATCAGATCGGGGCTACTGGCGCCAGTGGCGGGGGTAACCAGACGATGTGGCTTGCGGCCGTCGAACCGCGGGTCAGAGCAGCAGTCCCTGTGGTGAGTGTAGGCACCTTCCGTTCCTATATCATGAACAGCAACTGCGTCTGCGAACTGCATCCCAAGGGGCTGCTGCATTTTGAAGAAGGCCAGCTGTTACAGACCATGGCGCCCAAAGCCGTCAAAATAATCACTGCGCTGAGAGATGGAAATGCGGCTTTCAACGTGCATCAGATGCTAAAATCCTACCGTCTAGCCAAACTGAGCTATGAAGAACAAGGCCTGGGGGACAAGTTGGACTACGCATTATTTGACGAACCGCATAGTTATACCGATGCGATGAATGAAACTATGGTACAGTGGTTTAATAAAAGCTTTAATTATAGAACGTCATCTACTGTTGATATTAGTTTAGTACAGTTGTTGGATACCAGTAGTTTATCCGTGCTGCAGCATGGTGTGGAAAGGAATAAGATCATTACGATACCACAATTTATTCAACGCGAATTCGGAGCTTCCGAAAAACATCTTTTTTCGGAAGCGAGGCTGGACGCGGCTTCTTGCAGAACAGCGCTTCGTCAGTTGCTCTCTTCGACGGAGCCGGATACATTCAGAGCCGTGAAATCGCTTGAACCAAGCAAGGGCTGGCAGCGTCTGCTGCTGGAGACCGCACAGGGGCAACTGATTCCTGTATTGCTCAAAAAGCCCTCAGGTGAGGGGAAAAATATTTATGTTGTATTTCCATCACAAGGGAAGGAGGCCCTCTCGGCCGCGGATATGGACCGGCTGCTGTGCACAGGCGACGGGGTTGCTGTTGTAGACCTTTATGGTCTTGGCGAAAGAGCTTCGGCAACCGGAGACCGCATAGATGGTGCGCTGCCCCGTTTCCACACGCTCTCGCGTTCGCTGCTGTGGTTAGGCCAGACGATGATGGGGTTGTGGGCCGATGAAATTAGGCTGGTTAGTGATTATATGCAACAGCATTATCCAGCACATCAGCTGATCGTGCAGGCTGACCGCGAAACTGCAGTCGCCGCATTGGTCAGCAGCAGCTTGGCGCCCAGACAGAATAAACTGCAGCTGCGACACCTGTTGATCAGCTATCTCCCCGGACCTTCTGGCGGCCTTGACAATTACAACATGGCGGTCCACATTCCCGGAATCTTGCGCTGGGGCGATATACCACTATTGCTGGCACTATCGTCGGACGATGTTTATATCGATGACCTCCTGTCTTGGGCTGGCAACGCTTGTTCAGATAGGGACAACAAGGAATTAGTAGAAAAAGTAAATGCTTATAAGAGGAAACTCCACATGGGGGGTACATTACAAATCAACGAGTAA